A genomic window from Salvia miltiorrhiza cultivar Shanhuang (shh) chromosome 5, IMPLAD_Smil_shh, whole genome shotgun sequence includes:
- the LOC130986876 gene encoding uncharacterized protein LOC130986876 — protein sequence MISLKTITTRNFSNDRLTLLISSDSYKFMYLSSISRRPFSRSAQSIDEKISSFTQPLGGFFRRVLFGEERAESNRIVAENAKSEETSVGDRLRNLEEEVRVLNEKGCETVKNLEPLSEKTDPMVAPKMEKRGLSALLTDGEKGHSDSTVAPKKKRSLSALFKHTEKVQSKSKSNSVSKSKSVPESPAPVEKTAYGMEDPMVHKELSSDMKMFAEHLYAKGYLKKANFMPQDRFDPTYFEASYAREFLKCAAVKFGEEHSDITRWLSAGDLKKVALFGCPSLGQRSVVAAKHMRSFFKIDEPKVCQACTLKELCRRSNKSNKKHPSKLYLDSVIKVLIMYAMESVPQKLVVPEDVKNSVHRLLKEITSLSQEKP from the exons ATGATTTCGCTTAAAACCATCACCACTCGTAATTTCAGCAATGATCGTTTGACCTTGTTGATTTCATCCGATTCTTACAAGTTTATGTATCTTTCTTCAATTTCCCGGCGGCCGTTTTCGCGTTCTGCTCAATCTATTGACGAAAAGATTTCCAGTTTTACACAACCCTTGGGCGGATTCTTCAGAAGGGTTCTCTTCGGCGAAGAAAGGGCCGAGAGTAATCGCATCGTGGCTGAAAATGCGAAATCGGAGGAGACAAGTGTGGGGGACAGACTGAGAAATTTGGAGGAAGAAGTTAGGGTTTTGAACGAGAAAGGGTGCGAAACGGTGAAAAATCTCGAACCATTATCTGAAAAAACTGATCCTATGGTCGCGCCAAAGATGGAGAAGCGAGGCTTGTCGGCATTGTTAACTGATGGGGAAAAGGGGCATTCTGATTCTACGGTCGCGCCGAAGAAGAAGCGAAGCTTGTCGGCATTGTTTAAGCATACGGAAAAGGTGCAATCAAAATCGAAATCGAATTCAGTATCGAAGTCGAAATCTGTGCCAGAATCGCCGGCACCGGTTGAGAAAACTGCATATGGAATGGAGGATCCGATGGTCCACAAAGAGCTTTCTTCCGACATGAAAATGTTCGCTGAGCATTTGTATGCCAAAGGATACTTGAAAAAAGCTAATTTCATGCCCCAAGATAGATTTGATCCGACTTATTTTGAGGCCAGCTACGCCCGGGAATTCTTGAAGTGTGCGGCTGTCAAGTTCGGAGAAGAGCACTCGGATATCACAAG ATGGTTGTCTGCTGGGGATCTGAAAAAGGTAGCCCTTTTTGGGTGTCCATCTCTTGGGCAGAGGTCCGTCGTTGCTGCTAAACATATGCGCAGTTTCTTCAAAATTGATGAACCCAAG GTTTGCCAAGCATGCACACTGAAAGAGCTGTGCAGGCGTTCAAATAAGAGTAATAAGAAACATCCTTCCAAGTTATATTTGGATAGTGTGATCAAGGTCCTCATCATGTATGCCATGGAATCAGTTCCCCAGAAGTTGGTGGTGCCCGAAGATGTTAAAAACTCTGTTCATCGATTGCTAAAGGAGATAACAAGTCTTTCTCAAGAAAAGCCCTGA